Proteins co-encoded in one Kutzneria chonburiensis genomic window:
- a CDS encoding N-acetylglucosamine kinase yields MANTEGYLVGVDAGGTTTRALVADLAGARVGTGRAGGANPNSHPPEVAAEQVAASIAAALASAGVPADRVRAGVLGLAGASKLADDRVAALFDAAWHGAGLKCGLRVVTDAEAAFAAGTASADGTVLVAGTGSAAARIVNRRQVAISGGFGWLLGDEGSAFWLGRQAVRATLRTLATGSALGALARSVLATVLAIQDVSGDPILRRSVVSRLITAVNAEPPIHLARLAPLVAAAAEAKDPLAGEIVAEAVDWLVRTARDARSGGERTPVVVIGSVAAGGGVLGQRLLTGLEEACGGEVSIASDGAAGAAWLASLELLGPAALSLRPQLLS; encoded by the coding sequence GTGGCGAATACCGAGGGTTACCTGGTCGGCGTGGACGCCGGGGGGACCACGACGCGGGCCCTCGTGGCCGATCTGGCGGGGGCCCGCGTGGGCACCGGCCGGGCCGGCGGCGCGAACCCGAACTCGCACCCGCCGGAGGTGGCCGCCGAGCAGGTCGCGGCGTCCATCGCGGCCGCGCTGGCCTCGGCCGGCGTGCCGGCCGACCGGGTGCGGGCCGGCGTGCTGGGGCTGGCCGGCGCGAGCAAGCTGGCCGACGACCGGGTGGCCGCGCTGTTCGACGCGGCGTGGCACGGGGCCGGCCTCAAGTGCGGCCTGCGGGTCGTCACCGACGCCGAGGCGGCCTTCGCCGCCGGCACCGCGTCGGCCGACGGCACCGTGCTGGTCGCCGGCACCGGCTCGGCCGCAGCCCGGATCGTGAACAGACGTCAGGTCGCGATCTCCGGCGGCTTCGGCTGGCTGCTCGGCGACGAGGGCTCGGCTTTCTGGCTCGGGCGGCAGGCCGTGCGGGCCACGCTGCGGACCCTGGCCACCGGCTCGGCGCTGGGGGCGCTGGCCCGCAGCGTGCTGGCCACCGTGCTGGCCATCCAGGATGTGAGCGGTGATCCGATTCTGCGGCGATCGGTGGTGTCCCGGCTGATCACCGCGGTCAACGCCGAGCCGCCGATCCACCTGGCCCGGCTGGCCCCGCTGGTCGCCGCGGCGGCCGAGGCCAAGGACCCGCTGGCCGGGGAGATCGTCGCCGAGGCGGTGGACTGGCTGGTGCGGACCGCCCGCGACGCCCGGTCCGGCGGCGAGCGGACGCCGGTGGTGGTGATCGGCTCTGTCGCCGCTGGCGGCGGGGTGCTCGGGCAGCGCCTGCTCACGGGTTTGGAGGAGGCCTGCGGCGGCGAGGTGTCCATCGCCAGCGACGGCGCCGCCGGCGCGGCCTGGCTGGCGTCGTTGGAGCTGCTCGGCCCGGCGGCCTTGAGCCTACGACCCCAGCTCCTGAGCTAG
- a CDS encoding FadR/GntR family transcriptional regulator, whose amino-acid sequence MAVTDDAILRVKEMIVSGELKPGDRLPREADLAERLGLSRNSLREAVKALSLVRVLDVRQGDGTYVSSLRADDLLGALSFVLDLHRGEDSLLEVLEVRRILEPAAAAMAAQRIDDAEVAALRELCDAAAAAESVEELVEHDLEFHRRVVQAGGNAYLAQLLDTLAGPTVRVRIWRGITQASAVDRTVAEHRAIVDALAARQPDLARSWSTVHVAGVEQWLKDLA is encoded by the coding sequence GTGGCAGTCACCGACGACGCGATCCTGCGCGTGAAGGAGATGATCGTCTCCGGGGAGCTCAAGCCGGGCGACCGGCTGCCCCGGGAGGCGGACCTGGCCGAGCGCCTAGGCCTGTCGCGGAACTCGCTACGCGAGGCCGTGAAGGCGTTGTCGCTGGTCAGGGTGTTGGACGTGCGTCAGGGCGATGGCACGTACGTGTCCAGCCTGCGGGCCGACGACCTGCTCGGCGCGCTGTCGTTCGTGCTGGACCTGCACCGCGGCGAGGACTCCTTGCTGGAGGTCCTGGAGGTGCGGCGCATCCTGGAGCCCGCCGCCGCGGCCATGGCCGCGCAGCGCATCGACGATGCCGAGGTCGCCGCCCTGCGTGAGCTGTGCGACGCCGCGGCCGCCGCCGAGTCCGTCGAGGAACTGGTCGAGCACGACCTGGAGTTCCACCGGCGCGTCGTGCAGGCCGGCGGCAACGCCTATCTGGCCCAGCTGCTCGACACGCTGGCCGGGCCGACCGTTCGGGTCCGAATCTGGCGGGGCATCACGCAGGCCAGCGCCGTGGACCGGACCGTGGCCGAGCACCGGGCGATCGTCGACGCGCTGGCCGCGCGGCAGCCCGACCTGGCCCGGTCGTGGTCGACCGTGCATGTGGCCGGGGTCGAGCAGTGGCTCAAAGACCTGGCTTGA
- a CDS encoding SDR family NAD(P)-dependent oxidoreductase, which produces MTDFDGLAAIVTGGASGIGRATAELLAARGARVAALDLNPDQVSEPLVGIRCDVTDDASVRAAVAEAAERFGRLDIVINNAGIGAQGDVAANDDAQWHQVLDVNVIGMARVSRAALPWLRQSPSAAIVNTCSIAAWAGLPQRALYSASKGAVYGLTLAMAADHVREGIRVNAVAPGTVDTPWVGRLLDAAPDPAAERAALQARQPSGRLVSADEVAHAVCYLASPLSGSTAGTVLAVDGGMYGLRLRPPS; this is translated from the coding sequence ATGACCGACTTCGACGGTCTGGCCGCGATAGTGACCGGCGGCGCGTCCGGCATCGGCCGCGCCACTGCGGAACTGCTGGCCGCCCGCGGCGCCCGCGTCGCGGCGCTTGACCTCAACCCCGACCAGGTGTCCGAGCCGCTGGTCGGAATCCGTTGCGACGTAACGGATGACGCCTCGGTGCGGGCGGCGGTGGCCGAGGCCGCCGAGCGCTTCGGCCGGCTCGACATCGTGATCAACAACGCCGGCATCGGGGCCCAGGGCGACGTCGCCGCCAACGACGACGCGCAGTGGCACCAGGTGCTGGACGTGAACGTGATCGGCATGGCCCGGGTCAGCCGGGCCGCGCTGCCGTGGCTGCGGCAGTCGCCGTCGGCCGCCATCGTCAACACCTGCTCCATCGCCGCGTGGGCCGGGCTGCCGCAGCGCGCCCTGTACTCGGCGAGCAAGGGCGCGGTGTACGGGCTGACGCTCGCGATGGCCGCCGACCACGTGCGGGAGGGCATCCGGGTCAACGCCGTCGCGCCCGGCACCGTGGACACACCCTGGGTCGGCCGGCTGCTCGACGCGGCGCCCGACCCCGCCGCCGAACGGGCCGCGCTCCAGGCGCGCCAGCCGTCCGGGCGGCTCGTTTCCGCCGACGAGGTCGCGCATGCCGTGTGCTACCTCGCCAGCCCCCTGTCGGGATCGACCGCCGGCACCGTGCTCGCGGTGGACGGCGGCATGTACGGCCTGCGCCTTCGGCCGCCGAGTTAG
- a CDS encoding sugar ABC transporter ATP-binding protein, protein MNAVEASNITKRFGQTVALNDVHITVADGETHALVGRNGAGKSTLVSMLTGLNRPDSGEITFRGEPAPALSDRQAWRTKVACVYQKSTIIPTLTVAENLFINRQNLDGGPVISWSRLRRTAGDLLSEYGVDVDPNTDAVDLTVEQRQLVEIARALSFGAKFIILDEPTAQLDAPAIERLFERMRSLRAAGVTFLFISHHLQEIFEICQTVTVFRDARHIVTSPVADLSKDQLVEAMTGEAVGLGAGSNRPAIADDSVLDVQGLALGKHFRGIDLSVRKGEVVGIAGSGSSGKVELGEAIVGLRKADAGTVAVQGRTLKPGSVPAALAGGVGFVPEDRHKEGFVPGMSIGENSTFPITKRLGRFGFISGRKRAEVAEKMIADLDIKTSGPDQDVADLSGGNQQKVVMARALSSDPALLVLMDPTAGVDVKSKENLLDAVDRAAAGGAAVLVISDELDDLRPCDRVLVMFHGSVAGEFPAGWTDNELVSVIEGIGESSGE, encoded by the coding sequence ATGAACGCAGTCGAGGCCAGCAACATCACCAAACGGTTCGGGCAGACCGTCGCGCTCAACGATGTGCACATCACCGTCGCCGACGGTGAGACGCACGCGCTGGTCGGACGCAACGGCGCCGGCAAGTCCACCCTGGTCTCCATGCTGACCGGCCTGAACCGGCCGGACAGCGGGGAGATCACGTTCCGCGGCGAGCCGGCGCCGGCCCTGTCCGACCGTCAGGCGTGGCGGACCAAGGTGGCCTGCGTCTACCAGAAGTCCACCATCATCCCGACCCTGACCGTCGCCGAGAACCTGTTCATCAACCGGCAGAACCTCGACGGCGGACCGGTGATCAGCTGGTCCCGGCTGCGTCGCACCGCGGGCGATCTGTTGTCCGAGTACGGCGTGGACGTCGATCCGAACACCGATGCCGTCGACCTCACGGTCGAGCAGCGGCAGCTGGTGGAGATCGCGCGGGCGCTGTCCTTCGGGGCCAAGTTCATCATTCTCGACGAGCCGACCGCGCAGCTGGACGCGCCGGCCATCGAGCGGCTGTTCGAGCGGATGCGCTCGCTGCGGGCGGCCGGCGTGACCTTCCTGTTCATCTCCCACCACCTCCAGGAGATCTTCGAGATCTGCCAGACGGTGACGGTGTTCCGGGACGCCCGGCACATCGTCACCAGTCCGGTGGCCGACCTGTCCAAGGACCAGTTGGTGGAGGCCATGACCGGTGAGGCGGTCGGCCTCGGCGCCGGCTCCAACCGGCCGGCGATCGCCGACGATTCCGTGCTGGACGTTCAGGGTTTGGCTCTGGGCAAGCATTTCCGCGGCATCGACCTCTCGGTGCGCAAGGGCGAGGTTGTCGGCATCGCCGGCTCCGGCAGCAGCGGCAAGGTCGAGCTGGGCGAGGCTATTGTCGGGCTGCGCAAGGCCGACGCCGGAACCGTTGCCGTGCAAGGAAGGACGCTGAAGCCGGGCAGCGTGCCGGCGGCGCTGGCCGGCGGCGTCGGCTTCGTGCCGGAGGACCGGCACAAGGAGGGCTTCGTGCCCGGCATGAGCATCGGGGAGAACTCGACCTTCCCGATCACCAAGCGGCTGGGCCGGTTCGGCTTCATCTCCGGCCGGAAGCGGGCCGAGGTGGCCGAGAAGATGATCGCCGACCTTGACATCAAGACGTCCGGGCCGGACCAGGACGTGGCCGACCTGTCCGGCGGCAACCAGCAGAAGGTCGTGATGGCGCGGGCGCTGTCCAGTGATCCGGCGCTGCTGGTGCTGATGGACCCCACGGCCGGCGTGGACGTGAAGTCCAAGGAGAACCTGCTGGACGCCGTCGACCGGGCGGCCGCCGGCGGCGCCGCGGTGCTGGTGATCTCGGACGAGCTGGACGACCTGCGGCCGTGCGACCGGGTGCTGGTGATGTTCCACGGCTCGGTGGCCGGCGAGTTCCCCGCCGGCTGGACCGACAACGAGCTGGTGAGTGTGATCGAAGGGATCGGGGAGAGCAGTGGTGAGTGA
- a CDS encoding amidohydrolase family protein — protein MRVDSHHHMWDLAVRDQPWTAAPEVADVLHRTFTLDDLTPLSSAAGIDASVLVQTITVPEETPEFLALAEESPLVRAVTGWTDLTAPDVAETLTILKEGHGGRWLKGIRHQVQGEPDPNWLTRTDVLNGLKAVGEAGLVYELLTYPHQLPAAIEAAKQLDGTSFVLDHCSKPPITTGELEPWATRVKELAQLPNVTCKLSGLVTEASKDWTIADLRPYVETVIDAFGPERLMFGSDWPVCLLHASYAQVVEATEELLGGLSETEQDAVWGDTAARVYGIKPGL, from the coding sequence ATGAGGGTTGATTCGCACCACCACATGTGGGACCTGGCGGTCCGGGACCAGCCGTGGACGGCTGCGCCGGAGGTCGCCGACGTGCTGCACCGGACGTTCACTTTGGACGACCTCACGCCGCTGAGCAGTGCGGCGGGGATCGACGCGAGCGTGCTGGTGCAGACGATCACGGTGCCGGAGGAGACGCCGGAATTCCTGGCGCTGGCGGAGGAGTCACCGCTGGTGCGGGCGGTGACGGGCTGGACGGACCTGACGGCCCCGGACGTGGCGGAAACGCTGACAATCCTGAAGGAAGGCCACGGCGGACGTTGGCTGAAGGGGATCCGCCACCAGGTGCAAGGGGAGCCGGACCCGAACTGGCTGACCCGAACCGACGTCCTCAACGGACTGAAAGCGGTGGGGGAGGCGGGCCTGGTCTACGAACTGCTGACCTACCCGCACCAACTGCCGGCGGCCATCGAGGCGGCCAAGCAGCTCGACGGCACGAGCTTCGTGCTTGATCACTGCTCGAAGCCTCCGATCACTACGGGTGAGCTGGAGCCCTGGGCGACGCGCGTCAAGGAGCTGGCTCAGCTGCCCAACGTGACGTGCAAGCTGTCGGGCCTGGTCACCGAGGCCAGCAAGGACTGGACGATCGCGGACCTGCGGCCGTACGTGGAGACGGTCATCGACGCGTTCGGACCTGAACGGCTGATGTTCGGCTCGGACTGGCCGGTGTGCCTGCTGCACGCCTCGTACGCGCAGGTCGTAGAGGCCACCGAGGAGCTACTCGGCGGCCTCTCGGAGACGGAGCAGGACGCGGTCTGGGGCGACACCGCGGCCCGCGTCTACGGGATCAAGCCAGGTCTTTGA
- a CDS encoding L-rhamnose mutarotase: protein METVALHTRLKPGREADYEAVHAVIPTELDAALREAGVHSWRIWRSGRDLFHLVEVDDYAHMRSFLEEHPANVPWQARMAELLEVQDDYSGAEPSVNLVWALP from the coding sequence GTGGAGACCGTCGCCCTGCACACCCGGCTCAAGCCGGGGCGGGAGGCCGATTACGAGGCCGTGCATGCCGTGATCCCGACCGAGTTGGACGCCGCGCTACGCGAGGCCGGTGTCCACTCGTGGCGGATCTGGCGGTCCGGCCGGGACCTGTTCCACCTCGTCGAGGTCGATGACTACGCGCACATGCGGTCTTTCCTCGAGGAGCACCCGGCCAACGTGCCGTGGCAGGCCCGGATGGCCGAGCTGCTCGAGGTACAGGACGACTATTCCGGTGCCGAGCCGTCGGTGAACCTGGTCTGGGCTCTGCCGTGA
- a CDS encoding fumarylacetoacetate hydrolase family protein has protein sequence MQLLRLGAPGSERPAVRTEEGVVHDLTPVTADIDGAFLGNDGVARARTALNAGELPVIDDSGLRVGPPLAGIGKIICIGLNYSDHAAETGATVPDEPVLFLKTPDTVVGPYDEVLVPRKSVKTDWEVELGVVIGRTARYLDSHEEALACVAGYVLSHDVSEREFQIERGGTWDKGKNCETFNPLGPWLVPAEDIGDPQQLGLRLWVNGELKQDSSTKNMIFHVAEVIRYLSQFMVLRPGDLINTGTPAGVALGQPDPKPYLRAGDVVELEIDGLGKQRQTFGAA, from the coding sequence GTGCAGCTGCTGCGCCTCGGCGCTCCCGGTAGCGAGCGCCCTGCCGTCCGCACCGAGGAGGGCGTCGTCCACGACCTCACCCCGGTGACGGCGGACATCGACGGAGCTTTCCTCGGAAACGACGGAGTGGCCAGAGCCCGAACGGCCCTGAACGCCGGCGAACTGCCGGTGATCGACGACAGTGGCCTGCGCGTCGGGCCGCCGCTGGCCGGCATCGGCAAGATCATCTGCATCGGGCTGAACTACTCCGACCACGCCGCCGAGACCGGCGCGACGGTGCCCGACGAGCCGGTGCTGTTCCTCAAGACGCCGGACACCGTGGTCGGCCCGTACGACGAGGTCCTGGTGCCGCGCAAGTCCGTGAAGACGGACTGGGAGGTCGAGCTCGGCGTCGTGATCGGCCGGACCGCGCGCTACCTCGACAGCCACGAGGAGGCGCTGGCCTGCGTGGCCGGCTACGTGCTCTCGCACGACGTCTCCGAGCGCGAGTTCCAGATCGAGCGCGGCGGCACCTGGGACAAGGGCAAGAACTGCGAGACCTTCAACCCGCTCGGACCGTGGCTGGTGCCCGCCGAGGACATCGGCGACCCGCAGCAGCTCGGGCTGCGGCTGTGGGTGAACGGCGAGCTGAAGCAGGACTCCTCCACCAAGAACATGATCTTCCACGTGGCCGAGGTGATCCGCTACCTCAGCCAGTTCATGGTCCTGCGCCCCGGCGACCTGATCAATACCGGCACTCCGGCCGGCGTCGCGCTGGGCCAGCCGGACCCCAAGCCGTACCTGCGCGCGGGCGATGTCGTCGAACTCGAGATCGACGGCCTCGGCAAGCAGCGGCAGACCTTCGGGGCGGCCTGA
- a CDS encoding enolase C-terminal domain-like protein gives MARVVALDVLDIRFPTSRELDGSDAMNPDPDYSAAYVTLRTDEGPDGYGLAFTIGRGNDVQAAAIRALAPHVVGRPVPEDAAALAALSSELIGDSQLRWLGPEKGVVHMAIGAVVNAAWDLASRRAGLPLWRFLAGMTPEEIVGLVDFRYLSDALTPDEALSILRKAEPTRAGRIAQLTADGFPAYTTSPGWLGYSDEKLTRLAKQALAEGFDMIKLKVGGDLDDDVRRMKLAREVVGPGVRVAVDANQRWDTDVAIRWMRELAPYSPYWIEEPTSPDDVLAHRAIGDALAPIKVATGEHVQNRVVFKQLLQAGAVDVVQIDACRVAGVNENIAILLLAAKFGVPVCPHAGGVGLCELVRHLSFFDYAAVSASMDGRVIEWVDHLHEHFTDPAAVVGGRYLAPTEPGFSARLREETLSRYVYPDGPVWTEAVV, from the coding sequence ATGGCCCGTGTCGTCGCGCTCGACGTGCTGGACATCCGGTTCCCCACGTCGCGGGAGCTGGACGGCTCCGACGCGATGAACCCCGACCCGGACTACTCGGCCGCCTATGTGACCCTGCGTACCGACGAGGGCCCCGACGGCTACGGCCTGGCCTTCACCATCGGCCGTGGCAACGACGTGCAGGCCGCAGCCATCCGCGCGCTGGCCCCGCACGTGGTCGGCCGGCCGGTGCCCGAGGACGCGGCCGCGCTGGCCGCGCTGTCGTCCGAGCTGATCGGCGACTCGCAGCTGCGCTGGCTCGGCCCCGAGAAGGGCGTCGTGCACATGGCCATCGGCGCGGTGGTCAACGCGGCCTGGGACCTCGCGTCCCGCCGCGCCGGCCTGCCGCTGTGGCGCTTCCTGGCCGGCATGACGCCGGAGGAGATCGTCGGGCTGGTCGACTTCCGCTACCTGTCCGACGCGCTCACCCCGGACGAGGCGCTGTCCATCCTGCGCAAGGCCGAGCCGACCAGGGCCGGCCGCATCGCCCAGCTGACCGCCGACGGCTTCCCGGCCTACACCACCTCGCCGGGCTGGCTCGGCTACTCCGACGAGAAGCTGACCCGGCTGGCCAAGCAGGCGCTGGCCGAGGGCTTCGACATGATCAAGCTCAAGGTCGGCGGCGACCTCGACGACGACGTGCGGCGGATGAAGCTGGCCCGCGAGGTCGTCGGCCCCGGCGTGCGGGTGGCGGTGGACGCCAACCAGCGCTGGGACACCGACGTGGCCATCCGCTGGATGCGCGAGCTGGCCCCGTACTCGCCGTACTGGATCGAGGAGCCGACCTCGCCAGACGACGTGCTGGCCCACCGGGCCATCGGCGACGCGCTGGCCCCGATCAAGGTGGCCACCGGCGAGCACGTGCAGAACCGCGTGGTGTTCAAGCAGCTGCTGCAAGCCGGCGCGGTCGACGTGGTGCAGATCGACGCCTGCCGGGTCGCCGGCGTGAACGAGAACATCGCGATCCTGTTGCTGGCGGCCAAGTTCGGCGTGCCGGTGTGCCCGCACGCCGGCGGTGTCGGGCTGTGCGAGCTGGTGCGGCACCTGTCCTTCTTCGACTACGCGGCGGTGTCGGCCTCGATGGACGGCCGGGTCATCGAGTGGGTCGACCACCTGCACGAGCACTTCACCGACCCGGCCGCGGTGGTCGGCGGCCGCTACCTCGCGCCGACCGAGCCGGGCTTTTCCGCCCGGTTGCGGGAAGAGACGCTGAGCCGGTACGTCTATCCGGACGGTCCAGTGTGGACGGAGGCTGTGGTATGA
- a CDS encoding aldo/keto reductase yields MISGLGFGGAPIANLYTEVSDEDARATVDAAWDAGVRYFDTAPHYGLGLSERRLGAALADRPRSEFVISTKVGRVLEPFGGGGLDDAGFLVPATHRRVWDFSADGVRRSLDSSLERLGVDHVDIVYLHDPDNHWEQALTEGLPALQSLKEQGVIRAIGVGMNQWQMPERFIRESSLDYVMLAGRYTLLEQDSLASFLPLCLERNVSVVAVAIFNSGLLARPEVPTDATYNYAAAPAEVIDRARRIADVCKRHSAVLPQAALQFPFGHPAVKAIAVGARTPSEITENAQLLADTVPGELWADLKAEGLLGADVPTPGVAS; encoded by the coding sequence GTGATCTCCGGACTCGGCTTCGGCGGCGCGCCGATCGCGAACCTGTACACCGAGGTGTCCGACGAAGACGCCCGGGCCACCGTCGATGCCGCTTGGGACGCCGGTGTCCGCTACTTCGACACCGCTCCCCACTACGGCCTCGGTCTGTCGGAACGTCGTCTCGGCGCCGCGTTGGCCGATCGGCCCCGGTCCGAGTTCGTCATCTCCACCAAGGTCGGCCGCGTCCTCGAGCCCTTCGGCGGCGGAGGGCTCGATGACGCAGGCTTTCTCGTCCCCGCAACCCATCGCCGGGTGTGGGACTTCTCCGCCGACGGTGTCCGCCGGTCGCTCGACTCCTCGCTGGAGCGGCTCGGCGTCGACCATGTGGACATCGTCTACCTGCACGACCCCGACAACCATTGGGAGCAGGCTCTCACCGAGGGGCTGCCGGCGTTGCAGTCGTTGAAGGAGCAGGGTGTCATCCGCGCCATCGGCGTCGGCATGAACCAGTGGCAGATGCCCGAGCGCTTCATCCGTGAGTCCTCTTTGGACTACGTCATGCTCGCCGGCCGCTACACCTTGCTGGAGCAGGATTCCCTGGCCTCTTTCCTCCCGTTGTGCTTGGAGCGCAACGTTTCCGTAGTCGCGGTGGCCATCTTCAACTCGGGTCTGTTGGCCCGCCCCGAGGTCCCGACCGACGCCACCTACAACTACGCCGCCGCCCCGGCCGAGGTGATCGACCGCGCCCGGCGCATCGCCGACGTCTGCAAGCGGCACTCGGCCGTCCTTCCCCAGGCCGCCTTGCAGTTCCCCTTCGGCCACCCGGCGGTGAAAGCCATCGCCGTCGGTGCCCGCACCCCGTCGGAAATCACCGAGAACGCCCAGCTGCTGGCCGACACCGTGCCGGGAGAACTGTGGGCGGATCTCAAGGCCGAGGGTTTGCTGGGTGCCGACGTGCCGACGCCGGGAGTGGCTTCATGA
- a CDS encoding sugar ABC transporter substrate-binding protein — MDKRSILTVAVCVALAGTLAACNRGDATSSGDSSGVGPIGIDFPRADSDFWNSYNKYVPTTAKDLGINLMAPTNSQNDVTKLVANVQALTAQGAKAIVMAPQDTGAIASTIAQLNTQKIPVVTVDTRPDKGGAYMVVRADNKAYGEKACKFLGDKLQGKGKIVEFEGDLSSINGRDRSQAFGDCMKQNYPGITVFAEPTNWEGAKASAALQTDLTANPDINGIYMQAGGVFLAPTLQLLKSTGHLIPAGQPGHISIISNDGIPQEFDAIRQGQIDATVSQPADLYAKWALFYAKAAVEGKTFKPGATDHNSTILDVGNGQLEDQLPAPLVTKDNVDDKSLWGNQVAK, encoded by the coding sequence ATGGACAAGCGCAGCATCCTCACCGTGGCGGTGTGCGTAGCGCTCGCCGGCACGCTGGCCGCCTGCAACAGAGGCGACGCCACCAGCTCCGGCGACAGCTCCGGCGTCGGGCCGATCGGCATCGACTTCCCGCGCGCGGACTCGGACTTCTGGAACTCGTACAACAAGTACGTGCCCACGACGGCCAAGGACCTCGGCATCAACCTGATGGCCCCGACCAACTCGCAGAACGACGTCACCAAGCTGGTGGCCAACGTGCAGGCGCTGACCGCGCAGGGCGCCAAGGCGATCGTGATGGCCCCGCAGGACACCGGTGCCATCGCCAGCACCATCGCCCAGCTCAACACCCAGAAGATCCCGGTCGTCACGGTCGACACCCGCCCCGACAAGGGCGGCGCCTACATGGTTGTCCGCGCGGACAACAAGGCGTACGGCGAGAAGGCCTGCAAGTTCCTCGGTGACAAGCTCCAGGGCAAGGGCAAGATCGTCGAGTTCGAGGGCGACCTGTCCTCGATCAACGGCCGGGACCGCTCGCAGGCCTTCGGCGACTGCATGAAGCAGAACTACCCGGGCATCACGGTGTTCGCCGAGCCGACGAACTGGGAGGGCGCCAAGGCGTCCGCCGCGCTGCAGACCGACCTGACCGCCAACCCGGACATCAACGGCATCTACATGCAGGCCGGCGGCGTGTTCCTGGCCCCGACGCTGCAACTGCTCAAGTCCACCGGGCACCTGATCCCGGCCGGCCAGCCCGGGCACATCTCGATCATCTCCAACGACGGCATCCCGCAGGAGTTCGACGCGATCCGGCAGGGGCAGATCGACGCCACCGTGTCGCAGCCGGCCGACCTGTACGCCAAGTGGGCGCTGTTCTACGCCAAGGCCGCGGTCGAGGGCAAGACGTTCAAGCCCGGCGCGACCGACCACAACAGCACGATCCTCGACGTCGGCAACGGCCAGCTGGAGGACCAGCTGCCGGCCCCGCTGGTGACCAAGGACAACGTGGACGACAAGAGCCTCTGGGGCAACCAGGTAGCGAAGTGA
- a CDS encoding ABC transporter permease, whose product MSDVSTPVAAAARPRLQVARLRDLALLPAIVVLLIVGFIASPIFLTTGNLLDVVQQQSELGLVVLGEALVLIIGKMDLSLESTLGFAPALAMVLVLPTADHGLGLGLPEWTALPVCLLAGVLVGAINAFLVLRLQLSGFIITLGMLITVRGVQQGLTVGQSLSASVPSLAYLGNATWFGLHASIWIFLVVFAVAIVFVGYFRHGRSLYAIGGNEAAAKAAGIRTTRVAVVVIILASVLAALAGAMMYGRLGSVSASQGNGWIFDAFAAAVLGGVSLNGGKGTLFGALCGVLCLGLVLNILTLAHANPYWFLAIRGAIILGALVLARLTTGKAQD is encoded by the coding sequence GTGAGTGACGTGTCGACCCCGGTGGCGGCCGCCGCCCGGCCGCGATTGCAGGTGGCCCGGCTGCGCGATCTGGCGCTGCTGCCGGCGATCGTGGTGCTGCTGATCGTCGGCTTCATCGCCAGCCCGATCTTCCTGACCACCGGCAACCTGCTCGACGTCGTGCAGCAGCAGTCGGAACTGGGCCTGGTCGTGCTCGGCGAGGCGCTGGTGCTGATCATCGGCAAGATGGACCTGTCGCTGGAGTCGACGCTGGGCTTCGCGCCCGCGCTGGCCATGGTGCTGGTGCTGCCGACGGCCGACCACGGGCTCGGCCTCGGGCTGCCGGAGTGGACCGCGCTGCCGGTCTGCCTGCTGGCCGGCGTGCTGGTCGGCGCCATCAACGCGTTCCTGGTGCTGCGGCTCCAGCTGTCCGGCTTCATCATCACGCTGGGCATGCTGATCACCGTTCGTGGTGTCCAGCAGGGCTTGACCGTCGGCCAGTCGCTGTCCGCCTCGGTGCCGTCGCTGGCCTATCTCGGCAACGCGACCTGGTTCGGCCTGCACGCGTCGATCTGGATCTTCCTGGTGGTGTTCGCGGTGGCCATCGTTTTTGTCGGCTACTTCCGGCACGGCCGTTCGCTCTACGCCATCGGTGGCAACGAGGCCGCGGCCAAGGCGGCCGGCATCCGTACCACCCGGGTGGCGGTGGTCGTGATCATCCTGGCCAGCGTCCTTGCCGCGCTGGCCGGCGCGATGATGTACGGCCGACTCGGCTCGGTCAGCGCCAGCCAGGGCAACGGCTGGATCTTCGACGCGTTCGCCGCGGCCGTGCTCGGCGGTGTCAGCCTCAACGGCGGCAAGGGCACCCTGTTCGGTGCGCTGTGCGGTGTGCTGTGCCTTGGGCTGGTGTTGAACATCCTCACGCTGGCGCACGCCAATCCGTACTGGTTCCTCGCGATCCGGGGTGCGATCATCCTCGGTGCGCTCGTCCTCGCGCGGCTGACGACCGGAAAGGCCCAGGACTAG